The Coffea arabica cultivar ET-39 chromosome 8e, Coffea Arabica ET-39 HiFi, whole genome shotgun sequence genome window below encodes:
- the LOC140012973 gene encoding UDP-N-acetylmuramoyl-L-alanyl-D-glutamate--2,6-diaminopimelate ligase MurE homolog, chloroplastic-like isoform X2: MPLTFHSLPSFLPPFHISSSPIPEHNSLPFPLCLKQSFPTTTTTSRSSAVSAIGPDGKFYPNPSDDDPPVAPEDSMHGVSKFQQIQRQAARARKLQEEEFKKNQSIFVDALAEIEDPPESSISANDETSGDDLFGEIDKALALKRKEFVKQGLLKPNPKKNESQVVSGAQTEADIDELEPEEEVDLEEIKELSGLTEISEADDAGGSEEEKEEERSERSDFEASNELNNAEFSDLSSFDIDFDEFGKSKARIFEPKFRMSLAELLDESKVVPVSVYGNLELEISGIQHDSRLVESGDLFVCCVGRNTDGHLYLSEADKRGAVAVVASKEIDIEETLGCKALVIVEDTSAVLASLAASFYRYPSKNMSVIGITGTNGKTTTAYLIKGMYEAMGLRTGLLSTVAYYVHGDNKLDSSSTTPDAVLIQKLMAKMVHNGTEAMVMEASSHGLALGRCDEVDFDIAVLTNMTRDHLDFHGTEEEYRNSKAKLFSRMVDPERHRKIVNIDDPNATFFIAQGSPDVPIVTFAMDNKNADVHPLKFELSLFETQILVNTPQGILEISSGLLGRHNIYNILAAVAVGIAVGAPLEDIVRGVEEVDTVPGRCELIDEEQAFGVIVDYAHTPDALSRLLDYVRELNPRRIITVVGCAGESDRGKRPIMTKIATDKSDVTILTSDNPKNEDPCCCRKRP, encoded by the exons ATGCCCCTTACCTTCCATTCCCTCCCATCCTTCCTTCCTCCCTTTCATATTTCTTCTTCCCCAATCCCCGAACACAACTCACTCCCCTTCCCCCTCTGCCTGAAACAATCCTTCCCCACCACTACCACCACCAGCAGAAGCTCCGCCGTTTCCGCCATTGGCCCAGATGGAAAGTTCTATCCAAACCCATCAGATGATGACCCGCCAGTAGCCCCAGAAGACTCAATGCACGGAGTCAGCAAGTTCCAGCAGATTCAACGTCAAGCTGCCCGAGCGAGAAAGCTCCAAGAAGAAGAATTCAAGAAAAACCAGTCCATTTTCGTTGACGCCCTTGCTGAAATTGAGGACCCACCTGAAAGCTCCATTTCTGCCAATGATGAAACTTCGGGGGATGATTTGTTCGGAGAGATTGATAAAGCTCTTgccttgaaaagaaaagagtttGTTAAACAGGGCCTTTTAAAGCCTAATCCCAAAAAGAACGAATCCCAGGTTGTTAGTGGTGCCCAGACTGAGGCTGACATTGATGAGCTGGAGCCTGAAGAAGAAGTTGATTTAGAGGAAATTAAGGAGCTTTCAGGCCTAACTGAGATTTCAGAGGCTGATGATGCTGGTGGAAGTGAAGAGGAAAAGGAGGAGGAGAGGTCAGAAAGGTCTGATTTTGAGGCGAGTAATGAACTGAATAATGCTGAGTTTTCTGATTTATCCTCGTTTgatattgattttgatgaatttggtaagagtaaggcTAGAATTTTTGAACCTAAGTTTAGAATGAGTTTAGCTGAGCTTTTAGATGAGAGTAAAGTTGTGCCTGTTTCGGTGTATGGGAATTTAGAGTTGGAGATTAGTGGGATTCAGCATGATTCACGGTTGGTGGAGAGTGGTGATTTGTTTGTGTGTTGCGTTGGGAGGAACACCGATGGACATTTGTACTTATCCGAGGCTGATAAGAGAGGAGCTGTTGCAGTTGTGGCAAGTAAAGAGATTGACATTGAGGAGACGTTGGGCTGTAAGGCTTTGGTTATAGTGGAGGATACCAGTGCGGTTCTTGCTTCATTGGCTGCTTCATTTTATAGGTATCCGTCTAAGAATATGTCTGTGATTGGGATAACGGGGACTAATGGGAAGACTACTACTGCATATTTGATAAAGGGGATGTATGAGGCTATGGGATTGAGGACAGGGTTGTTGAGTACTGTGGCGTATTATGTTCATGGGGATAACAAATTGGACTCTTCAAGTACGACCCCTGATGCCGTTTTAATACAGAAGTTGATGGCAAAAATGGTGCACAATGGGACGGAAGCTATGGTTATGGAGGCTTCATCTCATGGATTGGCGTTAGGGAGGTGTGATGAGGTCGATTTTGATATTGCAGTTTTGACAAATATGACAAGGGATCATTTGGATTTTCATGGGACTGAGGAGGAGTATAGGAATTCCAAGGCTAAGTTGTTTTCAAGGATGGTGGATCCTGAACGCCATCGGAAAATTGTAAATATTGATGATCCTAATGCAACGTTCTTCATTGCACAAGGAAGTCCTGATGTGCCTATTGTAACTTTTGCAATGGATAATAAGAATGCTGATGTCCATCCCTTAAAATTTGAGTTGTCTCTGTTTGAGACCCAGATATTGGTTAATACGCCTCAAGGAATATTGGAGATTTCGTCTGGATTGCTTGGAAGGCATAACATTTATAACATTCTTGCGGCTGTTGCTGTTGGGATCGCAGTTGGTGCACCTTTGGAAGACATAGTGAGAGGGGTTGAAGAGGTTGACACCGTCCCAGGTAGATGTGAGTTGATAGATGAGGAACAGGCATTTGGGGTGATTGTGGACTATGCTCACACTCCTGATGCATTGTCTAGACTCCTTGATTATGTAAGGGAGCTCAACCCTAGGAGGATTATCACAG TTGTTGGTTGTGCTGGTGAAAGCGATAGAGGGAAGAGGCCGATTATGACAAAGATAGCAACAGACAAAAGTGACGTGACTATTTTGACATCTGATAATCCAAAGAATGAAGATCCAT GTTGTTGCCGGAAAAGGCCATGA
- the LOC140012973 gene encoding UDP-N-acetylmuramoyl-L-alanyl-D-glutamate--2,6-diaminopimelate ligase MurE homolog, chloroplastic-like isoform X1 yields MPLTFHSLPSFLPPFHISSSPIPEHNSLPFPLCLKQSFPTTTTTSRSSAVSAIGPDGKFYPNPSDDDPPVAPEDSMHGVSKFQQIQRQAARARKLQEEEFKKNQSIFVDALAEIEDPPESSISANDETSGDDLFGEIDKALALKRKEFVKQGLLKPNPKKNESQVVSGAQTEADIDELEPEEEVDLEEIKELSGLTEISEADDAGGSEEEKEEERSERSDFEASNELNNAEFSDLSSFDIDFDEFGKSKARIFEPKFRMSLAELLDESKVVPVSVYGNLELEISGIQHDSRLVESGDLFVCCVGRNTDGHLYLSEADKRGAVAVVASKEIDIEETLGCKALVIVEDTSAVLASLAASFYRYPSKNMSVIGITGTNGKTTTAYLIKGMYEAMGLRTGLLSTVAYYVHGDNKLDSSSTTPDAVLIQKLMAKMVHNGTEAMVMEASSHGLALGRCDEVDFDIAVLTNMTRDHLDFHGTEEEYRNSKAKLFSRMVDPERHRKIVNIDDPNATFFIAQGSPDVPIVTFAMDNKNADVHPLKFELSLFETQILVNTPQGILEISSGLLGRHNIYNILAAVAVGIAVGAPLEDIVRGVEEVDTVPGRCELIDEEQAFGVIVDYAHTPDALSRLLDYVRELNPRRIITVVGCAGESDRGKRPIMTKIATDKSDVTILTSDNPKNEDPLDILDDMLVGVGWTMQDYLKHGENDYYPPLPNGHRLFLHDIRRVAVRCAVAMGEEGDMVVVAGKGHETYQIEGDKNEFFDDREECREALHYVDELHQAGIDTSEFPWRLPESH; encoded by the exons ATGCCCCTTACCTTCCATTCCCTCCCATCCTTCCTTCCTCCCTTTCATATTTCTTCTTCCCCAATCCCCGAACACAACTCACTCCCCTTCCCCCTCTGCCTGAAACAATCCTTCCCCACCACTACCACCACCAGCAGAAGCTCCGCCGTTTCCGCCATTGGCCCAGATGGAAAGTTCTATCCAAACCCATCAGATGATGACCCGCCAGTAGCCCCAGAAGACTCAATGCACGGAGTCAGCAAGTTCCAGCAGATTCAACGTCAAGCTGCCCGAGCGAGAAAGCTCCAAGAAGAAGAATTCAAGAAAAACCAGTCCATTTTCGTTGACGCCCTTGCTGAAATTGAGGACCCACCTGAAAGCTCCATTTCTGCCAATGATGAAACTTCGGGGGATGATTTGTTCGGAGAGATTGATAAAGCTCTTgccttgaaaagaaaagagtttGTTAAACAGGGCCTTTTAAAGCCTAATCCCAAAAAGAACGAATCCCAGGTTGTTAGTGGTGCCCAGACTGAGGCTGACATTGATGAGCTGGAGCCTGAAGAAGAAGTTGATTTAGAGGAAATTAAGGAGCTTTCAGGCCTAACTGAGATTTCAGAGGCTGATGATGCTGGTGGAAGTGAAGAGGAAAAGGAGGAGGAGAGGTCAGAAAGGTCTGATTTTGAGGCGAGTAATGAACTGAATAATGCTGAGTTTTCTGATTTATCCTCGTTTgatattgattttgatgaatttggtaagagtaaggcTAGAATTTTTGAACCTAAGTTTAGAATGAGTTTAGCTGAGCTTTTAGATGAGAGTAAAGTTGTGCCTGTTTCGGTGTATGGGAATTTAGAGTTGGAGATTAGTGGGATTCAGCATGATTCACGGTTGGTGGAGAGTGGTGATTTGTTTGTGTGTTGCGTTGGGAGGAACACCGATGGACATTTGTACTTATCCGAGGCTGATAAGAGAGGAGCTGTTGCAGTTGTGGCAAGTAAAGAGATTGACATTGAGGAGACGTTGGGCTGTAAGGCTTTGGTTATAGTGGAGGATACCAGTGCGGTTCTTGCTTCATTGGCTGCTTCATTTTATAGGTATCCGTCTAAGAATATGTCTGTGATTGGGATAACGGGGACTAATGGGAAGACTACTACTGCATATTTGATAAAGGGGATGTATGAGGCTATGGGATTGAGGACAGGGTTGTTGAGTACTGTGGCGTATTATGTTCATGGGGATAACAAATTGGACTCTTCAAGTACGACCCCTGATGCCGTTTTAATACAGAAGTTGATGGCAAAAATGGTGCACAATGGGACGGAAGCTATGGTTATGGAGGCTTCATCTCATGGATTGGCGTTAGGGAGGTGTGATGAGGTCGATTTTGATATTGCAGTTTTGACAAATATGACAAGGGATCATTTGGATTTTCATGGGACTGAGGAGGAGTATAGGAATTCCAAGGCTAAGTTGTTTTCAAGGATGGTGGATCCTGAACGCCATCGGAAAATTGTAAATATTGATGATCCTAATGCAACGTTCTTCATTGCACAAGGAAGTCCTGATGTGCCTATTGTAACTTTTGCAATGGATAATAAGAATGCTGATGTCCATCCCTTAAAATTTGAGTTGTCTCTGTTTGAGACCCAGATATTGGTTAATACGCCTCAAGGAATATTGGAGATTTCGTCTGGATTGCTTGGAAGGCATAACATTTATAACATTCTTGCGGCTGTTGCTGTTGGGATCGCAGTTGGTGCACCTTTGGAAGACATAGTGAGAGGGGTTGAAGAGGTTGACACCGTCCCAGGTAGATGTGAGTTGATAGATGAGGAACAGGCATTTGGGGTGATTGTGGACTATGCTCACACTCCTGATGCATTGTCTAGACTCCTTGATTATGTAAGGGAGCTCAACCCTAGGAGGATTATCACAG TTGTTGGTTGTGCTGGTGAAAGCGATAGAGGGAAGAGGCCGATTATGACAAAGATAGCAACAGACAAAAGTGACGTGACTATTTTGACATCTGATAATCCAAAGAATGAAGATCCAT TGGATATATTGGATGACATGTTGGTTGGAGTAGGATGGACTATGCAAGATTATCTGAAACATGGAGAGAATGACTATTATCCTCCTCTTCCTAATGGCCATAGACTTTTCTTGCATGATATAAGGCGGGTAGCTGTACGTTGTGCGGTTGCTATGGGTGAGGAAGGTGATATGGTT GTTGTTGCCGGAAAAGGCCATGAAACATACCAGATAGAAGGTGACAAGAACGAATTTTTTGATGACCGAGAGGAGTGCCGTGAGGCATTGCATTATGTTGATGAGCTTCATCAGGCTGGAATTGATACAAGTGAATTCCCATGGAG GCTGCCAGAGAGTCATTGA
- the LOC140012973 gene encoding UDP-N-acetylmuramoyl-L-alanyl-D-glutamate--2,6-diaminopimelate ligase MurE homolog, chloroplastic-like isoform X3, whose protein sequence is MPLTFHSLPSFLPPFHISSSPIPEHNSLPFPLCLKQSFPTTTTTSRSSAVSAIGPDGKFYPNPSDDDPPVAPEDSMHGVSKFQQIQRQAARARKLQEEEFKKNQSIFVDALAEIEDPPESSISANDETSGDDLFGEIDKALALKRKEFVKQGLLKPNPKKNESQVVSGAQTEADIDELEPEEEVDLEEIKELSGLTEISEADDAGGSEEEKEEERSERSDFEASNELNNAEFSDLSSFDIDFDEFGKSKARIFEPKFRMSLAELLDESKVVPVSVYGNLELEISGIQHDSRLVESGDLFVCCVGRNTDGHLYLSEADKRGAVAVVASKEIDIEETLGCKALVIVEDTSAVLASLAASFYRYPSKNMSVIGITGTNGKTTTAYLIKGMYEAMGLRTGLLSTVAYYVHGDNKLDSSSTTPDAVLIQKLMAKMVHNGTEAMVMEASSHGLALGRCDEVDFDIAVLTNMTRDHLDFHGTEEEYRNSKAKLFSRMVDPERHRKIVNIDDPNATFFIAQGSPDVPIVTFAMDNKNADVHPLKFELSLFETQILVNTPQGILEISSGLLGRHNIYNILAAVAVGIAVGAPLEDIVRGVEEVDTVPGRCELIDEEQAFGVIVDYAHTPDALSRLLDYVRELNPRRIITVVGCAGESDRGKRPIMILLETHV, encoded by the exons ATGCCCCTTACCTTCCATTCCCTCCCATCCTTCCTTCCTCCCTTTCATATTTCTTCTTCCCCAATCCCCGAACACAACTCACTCCCCTTCCCCCTCTGCCTGAAACAATCCTTCCCCACCACTACCACCACCAGCAGAAGCTCCGCCGTTTCCGCCATTGGCCCAGATGGAAAGTTCTATCCAAACCCATCAGATGATGACCCGCCAGTAGCCCCAGAAGACTCAATGCACGGAGTCAGCAAGTTCCAGCAGATTCAACGTCAAGCTGCCCGAGCGAGAAAGCTCCAAGAAGAAGAATTCAAGAAAAACCAGTCCATTTTCGTTGACGCCCTTGCTGAAATTGAGGACCCACCTGAAAGCTCCATTTCTGCCAATGATGAAACTTCGGGGGATGATTTGTTCGGAGAGATTGATAAAGCTCTTgccttgaaaagaaaagagtttGTTAAACAGGGCCTTTTAAAGCCTAATCCCAAAAAGAACGAATCCCAGGTTGTTAGTGGTGCCCAGACTGAGGCTGACATTGATGAGCTGGAGCCTGAAGAAGAAGTTGATTTAGAGGAAATTAAGGAGCTTTCAGGCCTAACTGAGATTTCAGAGGCTGATGATGCTGGTGGAAGTGAAGAGGAAAAGGAGGAGGAGAGGTCAGAAAGGTCTGATTTTGAGGCGAGTAATGAACTGAATAATGCTGAGTTTTCTGATTTATCCTCGTTTgatattgattttgatgaatttggtaagagtaaggcTAGAATTTTTGAACCTAAGTTTAGAATGAGTTTAGCTGAGCTTTTAGATGAGAGTAAAGTTGTGCCTGTTTCGGTGTATGGGAATTTAGAGTTGGAGATTAGTGGGATTCAGCATGATTCACGGTTGGTGGAGAGTGGTGATTTGTTTGTGTGTTGCGTTGGGAGGAACACCGATGGACATTTGTACTTATCCGAGGCTGATAAGAGAGGAGCTGTTGCAGTTGTGGCAAGTAAAGAGATTGACATTGAGGAGACGTTGGGCTGTAAGGCTTTGGTTATAGTGGAGGATACCAGTGCGGTTCTTGCTTCATTGGCTGCTTCATTTTATAGGTATCCGTCTAAGAATATGTCTGTGATTGGGATAACGGGGACTAATGGGAAGACTACTACTGCATATTTGATAAAGGGGATGTATGAGGCTATGGGATTGAGGACAGGGTTGTTGAGTACTGTGGCGTATTATGTTCATGGGGATAACAAATTGGACTCTTCAAGTACGACCCCTGATGCCGTTTTAATACAGAAGTTGATGGCAAAAATGGTGCACAATGGGACGGAAGCTATGGTTATGGAGGCTTCATCTCATGGATTGGCGTTAGGGAGGTGTGATGAGGTCGATTTTGATATTGCAGTTTTGACAAATATGACAAGGGATCATTTGGATTTTCATGGGACTGAGGAGGAGTATAGGAATTCCAAGGCTAAGTTGTTTTCAAGGATGGTGGATCCTGAACGCCATCGGAAAATTGTAAATATTGATGATCCTAATGCAACGTTCTTCATTGCACAAGGAAGTCCTGATGTGCCTATTGTAACTTTTGCAATGGATAATAAGAATGCTGATGTCCATCCCTTAAAATTTGAGTTGTCTCTGTTTGAGACCCAGATATTGGTTAATACGCCTCAAGGAATATTGGAGATTTCGTCTGGATTGCTTGGAAGGCATAACATTTATAACATTCTTGCGGCTGTTGCTGTTGGGATCGCAGTTGGTGCACCTTTGGAAGACATAGTGAGAGGGGTTGAAGAGGTTGACACCGTCCCAGGTAGATGTGAGTTGATAGATGAGGAACAGGCATTTGGGGTGATTGTGGACTATGCTCACACTCCTGATGCATTGTCTAGACTCCTTGATTATGTAAGGGAGCTCAACCCTAGGAGGATTATCACAG TTGTTGGTTGTGCTGGTGAAAGCGATAGAGGGAAGAGGCCGATTATGATCCTTCTAGAAACACATGTTTGA
- the LOC113702832 gene encoding uncharacterized protein, producing the protein MDLDQKFQQRWEYRRKDDEVDSSTDDSKSSLGDEPVQKKHKLYVPSLSLSQDDDAIETPSSRENYQEDATKSVPFRAAEVTKKHCEPGMEKTAVDFKSKRNSGKRRNTKVRNHIQDREPVLLNDLKIFSESLLKDLKVAREKMFVQMKKQMTKLVAVKQVSRPRSNSCLKKSDGAMHQAGKKSGKRIQSSDGRLRKGSKKDNLGFESSKSSIANSERTNLEKAALHSNWMDKRETLSLPRNNSVHLVEESDQIGSSSYVTLPSVLPKPQTESLSIDSSLRNHNESGSPVNIAQNAEKENPVTDANNYGYLFGIQPDEQFGSLAQITSKGMGLLDYQNSQTSSMVSGLPVPLNHWKNNGFTITSQSAKDPAQQNNAARMDGGAIRVPGRSHALSECFVGNTISCSMHYDTNNADGGLASFRCGEVKRDHLVLK; encoded by the coding sequence ATGGATCTGGACCAAAAGTTCCAGCAGCGATGGGAGTATAGGAGGAAAGATGATGAGGTTGATTCCTCAACTGATGACTCTAAATCAAGTTTAGGTGATGAGCCAGTTCAAAAGAAGCATAAACTTTATGTTCCAAGTTTGAGTTTGTCCCAGGATGATGACGCTATTGAAACCCCAAGTTCTCGAGAAAACTATCAGGAAGATGCCACAAAGAGTGTCCCTTTTCGAGCAGCTGAAGTTACTAAAAAGCATTGTGAACCAGGAATGGAGAAAACTGCCGTTGATTTTAAATCCAAAAGAAACTCTGGGAAAAGGAGAAATACGAAGGTCAGGAACCACATCCAAGACCGAGAGCCTGTGCTATTGAATGACCTCAAAATCTTCAGTGAGTCCCTATTAAAGGATCTCAAAGTTGCAAGAGAGAAGATGTTTGTGCAAATGAAGAAACAGATGACAAAGTTGGTGGCTGTGAAGCAGGTTTCAAGACCGAGAAGCAACAGTTGTTTGAAGAAGTCTGATGGAGCAATGCATCAGGCTGGAAAGAAATCAGGCAAAAGAATTCAAAGTTCTGATGGTAGGTTGAGAAAAGGGTCTAAGAAAGACAATCTGGGATTTGAATCAAGCAAATCTTCTATAGCTAATTCAGAGAGAACAAATCTTGAAAAGGCAGCACTTCATTCCAATTGGATGGACAAGAGAGAAACACTAAGTTTACCTAGAAACAATTCAGTACATTTAGTTGAAGAGTCTGATCAAATAGGTTCTTCCTCTTATGTGACATTGCCTAGTGTCTTGCCAAAACCTCAAACTGAGAGCCTGAGTATTGATTCTTCTTTACGTAATCACAATGAGTCTGGATCTCCAGTAAATATTGctcaaaatgcagaaaaggaaAATCCCGTGACTGATGCAAATAATTATGGCTACCTCTTTGGGATCCAGCCAGATGAACAATTTGGAAGTTTAGCTCAGATTACTTCAAAAGGCATGGGTTTGTTGGACTATCAAAACAGTCAAACATCAAGCATGGTTTCTGGTTTACCAGTGCCACTTAATCATTGGAAGAATAATGGTTTCACTATCACAAGCCAAAGTGCTAAAGATCCAGCTCAGCAGAATAATGCAGCAAGGATGGATGGTGGAGCTATTAGAGTTCCTGGGAGAAGCCATGCCCTGTCAGAGTGCTTTGTTGGTAACACCATAAGCTGCAGCATGCATTATGATACTAATAATGCTGATGGAGGACTTGCATCATTTAGATGTGGAGAAGTTAAAAGAGACCATCTTGTGCTGAAATAG